The following coding sequences lie in one Leptospira saintgironsiae genomic window:
- a CDS encoding type IV pilin protein, producing the protein MKTGNKRRKGFTLIELAIVVAILGALMTIILV; encoded by the coding sequence TTGAAAACGGGAAACAAACGGAGAAAAGGATTCACTCTTATCGAATTAGCGATCGTTGTCGCCATTTTAGGTGCTTTGATGACTATCATTCTAGTC